One window of the bacterium genome contains the following:
- a CDS encoding glycosyltransferase, producing the protein MHEVAVVVPVKNRREMVVRAIASVLGQTAPPSEIVVVDDGSTDGTADAVRALGDPRVAVIPSRSAGPAGARNTGIDATAAPHIAFLDSDDTWEPGKLAAQLDLLDRAPAAGLVFSDAWIVPASFRGPTVFTRQPPACGDIEFRLLLDNFIPTSTVIVRRDALGDLRFRPEFSPAEDYDLWQRLIVGTKATFVPKALAVYRLHRGQLGADLPAMYRATRRVVAEASRAASLSPAQKRAVDRRMYRLSMAARRAAARRAWTPAY; encoded by the coding sequence GTGCATGAGGTGGCGGTTGTCGTGCCGGTGAAAAACCGGCGCGAGATGGTCGTGCGGGCGATCGCGTCCGTCCTCGGCCAGACCGCGCCGCCCTCCGAGATCGTGGTCGTCGACGACGGCTCCACCGACGGAACCGCCGACGCCGTGCGCGCGCTGGGCGATCCGCGCGTGGCGGTCATCCCGTCGCGCTCGGCCGGCCCGGCGGGCGCGCGTAACACCGGCATCGACGCGACGGCCGCGCCCCATATCGCGTTTCTCGATTCGGACGACACGTGGGAGCCGGGCAAGCTCGCCGCGCAACTCGATCTGCTCGACCGCGCGCCGGCGGCCGGTCTCGTGTTTTCGGACGCCTGGATTGTCCCCGCGAGCTTTCGCGGCCCGACGGTTTTTACACGGCAGCCGCCGGCATGCGGCGACATCGAATTTCGTCTCCTGCTCGACAACTTCATCCCGACGTCCACGGTGATCGTGCGCCGTGATGCCTTGGGCGACCTTCGTTTCCGCCCGGAATTTTCGCCGGCCGAAGACTACGATCTGTGGCAGCGTCTGATTGTCGGCACGAAGGCCACTTTCGTGCCGAAGGCGCTGGCCGTGTATCGCCTGCATCGGGGGCAGCTCGGCGCCGATCTGCCGGCGATGTACCGCGCGACGCGCCGTGTCGTCGCCGAGGCAAGCCGCGCCGCAAGTCTGTCGCCGGCGCAAAAGCGCGCGGTGGATCGGCGCATGTATCGCCTGTCGATGGCCGCGCGCCGCGCGGCCGCGCGCCGGGCATGGACGCCGGCCTATTGA